From a single Adhaeribacter swui genomic region:
- a CDS encoding peptidylprolyl isomerase: MHKSHFLIGSTILLLTGCNASKTPEKKEPVLFTVAGKPVTTSEFNYVYNKNNSQQDNAAKGSVQEYLELYTNFKLKVTEAEKRGLDTTTAFRKELEGYKEQLAQPYLTEKNVTDQLVKEAYERLKQEVNASHILVNVEPDAEPKDTLAAYNKIMDLRRRVQAGEDFNALARAESDDPSAKENSGNLGYFTALQMLYPFEKAAYSTPVGQLSNPVRTRFGFHLIRVNNVRPAQGEIKVAHIMVRATPGIPKADSVVAKKKIDAIYSRLTRKENWDKLTAQFSEDASSSTKGGELPWFGTGRMLPSFEEAAFKLTTIGEISQPVQTPYGWHIIKLIERRGLPAYEEMEPYLRSKVAKDSRSELNKSAFLKRIKQENNFQETKTAKDFALSKANDALKEGNWQYTGTEKEVNQTLFTLQGRAFTVKDFFNYVQTNQKGTTNATSPAHIMNVLYDNFVSNSLLSFEREHLESKYVDYRMLVNEYRDGILLFQLMDEKVWSKAIQDTVGLQAFFEKNKENYKWDTRADAIIISAANKEILAQAQQMLTAGKFELKKMRPEPILFPAGKDAITPAIANQLNEIFDRLSNDPALTLQLTGNADVKESTGKIPGLANKRAENVAAFLTNKGIAANRLTLTANKPKPATAANRNVTFALFTSDLKGIEEALNTTNPLAVQVHSKRFQKGENKLLDEVTWHEGTYNLEKDGRAVFIKINQVLPPGYKTLNEVRGLATSDYQTYLEKEWLKELRQKYPVQVNEAEVQKLTQK; encoded by the coding sequence ATGCACAAAAGCCATTTTCTTATTGGTAGTACTATTTTATTACTTACCGGATGCAACGCTTCCAAAACCCCGGAAAAAAAAGAACCCGTACTTTTTACCGTAGCCGGTAAGCCCGTTACTACTTCTGAATTTAACTACGTTTACAATAAAAACAACAGCCAGCAAGATAACGCCGCAAAAGGCAGTGTACAAGAATACCTGGAATTGTATACTAATTTTAAACTTAAAGTTACCGAGGCAGAAAAACGCGGTTTAGATACCACTACCGCTTTCCGGAAAGAACTGGAAGGCTATAAAGAACAGCTTGCCCAGCCTTATCTTACCGAAAAGAATGTAACAGACCAATTGGTAAAAGAAGCTTACGAGCGCCTGAAACAAGAGGTAAATGCCTCTCATATTCTGGTAAACGTAGAGCCTGATGCGGAACCCAAAGATACTCTGGCCGCTTACAACAAAATAATGGATTTACGGCGCCGGGTACAAGCCGGCGAAGATTTTAATGCCTTGGCCCGGGCCGAGTCAGATGATCCATCGGCAAAAGAAAACAGCGGTAATTTAGGATATTTCACGGCGCTTCAGATGCTTTATCCTTTTGAAAAAGCCGCCTACAGTACTCCTGTCGGTCAGCTTTCGAATCCGGTCCGGACCCGTTTTGGTTTCCATCTCATTCGCGTTAATAATGTGCGGCCAGCGCAAGGCGAAATTAAAGTGGCTCATATCATGGTACGCGCCACACCCGGCATTCCAAAAGCAGATTCGGTGGTAGCCAAGAAAAAGATTGATGCCATCTACAGCCGGCTTACCCGTAAAGAAAACTGGGATAAACTTACAGCGCAATTCTCAGAAGATGCCAGTTCGTCTACCAAAGGCGGGGAGTTACCTTGGTTTGGTACCGGGCGTATGCTACCTTCTTTTGAAGAAGCAGCCTTTAAATTAACTACCATAGGAGAAATTTCGCAACCGGTACAAACGCCCTATGGCTGGCACATTATTAAATTAATTGAACGTCGCGGCCTACCGGCCTACGAAGAAATGGAGCCTTATTTACGGAGTAAAGTAGCCAAAGACTCTCGCTCTGAATTAAATAAATCAGCTTTTCTTAAAAGAATTAAACAGGAAAATAACTTTCAGGAGACAAAAACAGCCAAAGATTTTGCTTTAAGCAAAGCAAACGATGCCCTAAAAGAAGGAAACTGGCAATACACCGGCACCGAAAAAGAAGTAAACCAAACGTTATTTACCCTGCAGGGCCGGGCATTTACCGTGAAAGACTTTTTTAATTACGTGCAAACCAACCAGAAAGGCACTACCAATGCTACCTCGCCGGCTCATATTATGAACGTGTTGTATGATAATTTTGTGAGCAACAGCCTTTTGAGCTTTGAGCGGGAGCACTTGGAATCAAAGTATGTGGATTATCGCATGCTAGTGAACGAATACCGCGATGGCATTTTACTTTTTCAATTAATGGACGAAAAAGTATGGTCGAAAGCCATTCAAGATACGGTTGGTCTGCAAGCATTTTTTGAAAAGAACAAGGAAAATTACAAATGGGATACCCGCGCCGACGCTATTATTATTAGTGCGGCTAATAAAGAAATTTTAGCCCAGGCGCAGCAAATGCTTACAGCCGGCAAGTTCGAGTTAAAGAAAATGCGTCCGGAACCTATTTTGTTTCCAGCGGGTAAAGATGCCATTACGCCGGCTATTGCCAATCAGTTAAACGAAATTTTTGACCGTTTATCCAACGATCCGGCCCTTACGCTGCAGCTAACCGGTAATGCCGATGTTAAAGAAAGCACCGGTAAAATTCCCGGACTGGCTAACAAAAGGGCCGAAAATGTGGCCGCCTTTCTTACCAACAAAGGAATTGCAGCTAATCGCCTGACACTAACCGCCAACAAACCAAAACCCGCCACGGCCGCGAACCGGAATGTTACGTTCGCCTTATTTACCAGCGACCTGAAAGGAATTGAAGAAGCCCTTAATACAACTAACCCGCTGGCAGTACAAGTGCACAGCAAACGTTTTCAAAAAGGCGAGAACAAATTACTCGATGAAGTTACCTGGCATGAAGGTACTTATAACTTAGAGAAAGACGGCCGGGCTGTTTTTATAAAAATAAATCAGGTTTTGCCTCCTGGTTATAAAACCTTAAACGAAGTACGCGGCCTGGCCACCTCCGATTACCAAACCTACCTGGAGAAAGAATGGCTGAAAGAGTTGCGACAAAAGTATCCGGTGCAGGTAAATGAAGCTGAAGTACAGAAACTTACTCAGAAATAA
- a CDS encoding ATP-binding protein → MNNSIRISCDLTNLAEVRDFVREFLKPYALTESEVNLIVLAVDELSANLIIHANQKDNSKYVKLTTSKKKDSFIFELSDQGAFFDGNKLGDPDIDEIIRRRGKGGIGLAMVKRIVDKLEYTTKGNGTNVCRIQITV, encoded by the coding sequence ATGAATAACTCCATTCGGATTAGCTGCGACTTAACTAATTTAGCCGAAGTAAGAGATTTCGTCCGGGAATTTCTAAAACCTTATGCCCTTACCGAAAGTGAGGTTAACCTGATTGTGTTAGCGGTGGATGAATTAAGTGCCAACTTAATTATTCACGCTAACCAGAAGGATAACAGCAAGTACGTAAAACTAACCACTAGCAAAAAGAAAGATAGTTTTATATTTGAGCTCTCCGATCAGGGCGCTTTTTTTGACGGCAATAAATTAGGGGACCCCGATATTGATGAAATTATCCGGCGTCGGGGAAAAGGGGGAATTGGGTTAGCCATGGTAAAACGCATTGTGGATAAACTGGAATATACCACCAAGGGTAACGGCACCAATGTTTGCCGGATTCAAATTACAGTTTAA
- a CDS encoding STAS domain-containing protein, translating into MKITHEIKDQAITIRLNGELDASSSVLLDEELSKPEIMLFKKILVDCDRLNYISSAGLGVFISHLQRFEDAQIKLIFFNMQDKVKNVFEILGLDLLMTIVSSYDEAMTIANE; encoded by the coding sequence ATGAAAATAACACACGAAATCAAAGACCAAGCTATCACCATCCGCCTGAATGGTGAACTGGATGCCAGCTCCTCTGTCCTGCTGGATGAAGAATTGTCTAAACCAGAAATTATGTTATTTAAAAAAATTCTGGTTGATTGCGATCGGCTTAACTATATCTCATCCGCAGGTTTAGGTGTATTTATTTCACACCTTCAACGTTTTGAAGACGCCCAGATCAAATTAATCTTTTTTAACATGCAGGATAAAGTTAAAAACGTTTTTGAAATTTTAGGTCTGGACTTGCTCATGACGATAGTCTCTTCCTACGACGAAGCTATGACGATTGCTAATGAATAA
- a CDS encoding SpoIIE family protein phosphatase, with protein sequence MPYNINYKRLYTFAATVSWILLVGNSLLVNQESYPGTFQENSDFLGRLFKVSFIALVFLTQRASVEAYKGTDFIGYLWKLFIRAGSTAYICGLFFLGITNFDFFTNPKFRLLEILYFISFAFITYFLGKAFYIWRNMILFQKTRALQYEWDWFELLIYSSLLGSLLPLELLKHVPLISLMVLYMLFLSIHLRWVAYLTATKKWRSIFLLIGILVSLFIFYEYFDYMLEKHQLISDFYYDPFLVLTSLFVGIYTLVSLLVAIFNLPTSSVFEQKREDLLNFQRLSQSIQQGEDEQQVYNLMFNSAMNASGAVAGWLEIIDDAGQTAIIEAENVDETIVQQIRQVLEKYQVTTVEYVNNNLDHNAGFKALDLPFRSLNVVPLKSQKRTYGTLYLLKDIEQGFDRESINVIRTFTSQTILTIENLRLMAASLQNERYKEELKIASSVQESLIPKTFPSDSWFEISCFSQAAKEVGGDFYDFLQLNEDRIAIIIGDVSGKGISAAFHMAQMKGIFHGLMQDDLQPVEFMVKANNALTHCLERTSFITAALYIIDYKLKGFFFARAGHCHTLYYNSMTEETFYFNTEGLGLGIIRDKSYGKRIHNMHYDYNPGDVMIIYTDGIVEARSANQDEYGEERLRDMLSRHYHLEADDIKAAIINDLNQFSGELIHDDQTLIVIKFRNDQPILAL encoded by the coding sequence ATGCCCTATAACATAAATTACAAAAGGTTATACACTTTTGCCGCAACGGTAAGCTGGATTTTGTTAGTTGGTAATTCTTTGCTTGTTAATCAAGAATCTTACCCCGGTACTTTTCAAGAAAATTCCGATTTTTTAGGCCGCCTGTTTAAAGTAAGTTTTATTGCCTTGGTATTTCTTACCCAAAGAGCCTCCGTAGAAGCTTACAAAGGCACCGACTTTATTGGCTATCTGTGGAAATTGTTTATCAGAGCGGGCAGTACCGCCTATATCTGCGGGCTTTTTTTTCTGGGAATCACAAACTTTGATTTCTTCACCAACCCTAAATTCCGCCTGCTCGAAATCCTTTATTTTATCAGTTTCGCCTTTATTACTTATTTCCTGGGTAAAGCTTTTTACATCTGGCGCAATATGATTTTGTTTCAGAAAACCCGGGCCCTGCAATACGAATGGGATTGGTTTGAGCTGCTGATTTACTCTTCTTTATTGGGGAGTTTGCTGCCGTTGGAGTTACTCAAGCATGTGCCATTAATTAGCTTAATGGTTTTGTACATGCTTTTTTTAAGTATTCATTTACGTTGGGTTGCTTATTTAACGGCCACCAAAAAATGGCGGTCTATTTTTCTGCTCATCGGTATTTTAGTTAGTTTATTTATTTTTTACGAGTATTTCGACTACATGCTGGAAAAGCACCAGCTAATTAGCGACTTTTACTACGATCCTTTTCTGGTGCTAACCTCGCTTTTTGTGGGTATTTACACCTTGGTTTCGTTGTTAGTGGCTATTTTTAACTTGCCCACTTCGTCGGTGTTCGAGCAAAAACGCGAAGACCTGCTCAACTTCCAGCGTCTGAGTCAATCGATTCAGCAAGGCGAAGATGAGCAGCAGGTATATAACCTGATGTTTAACAGCGCCATGAACGCCTCGGGAGCCGTAGCCGGTTGGCTGGAAATTATCGACGACGCGGGGCAAACCGCCATCATCGAGGCAGAAAATGTAGATGAAACCATCGTACAACAAATCCGGCAGGTGCTGGAAAAATACCAGGTTACCACCGTGGAGTACGTAAACAACAACCTGGATCACAACGCCGGTTTTAAAGCCCTCGACTTACCCTTTCGGTCGTTAAACGTAGTACCTTTAAAATCGCAGAAACGTACCTACGGCACCTTGTATTTGCTCAAAGACATTGAGCAAGGTTTCGACCGGGAGAGCATCAATGTTATCCGTACATTTACCAGCCAAACTATTTTAACCATCGAAAACCTGCGGTTAATGGCGGCATCGCTCCAGAACGAGCGGTATAAAGAAGAGCTTAAAATTGCTTCTTCGGTGCAGGAAAGCTTAATTCCTAAAACGTTTCCGAGCGATAGCTGGTTTGAGATTAGCTGCTTTAGCCAGGCCGCTAAAGAAGTAGGCGGCGACTTTTATGATTTCCTGCAACTAAACGAAGACCGCATTGCCATAATTATCGGCGATGTTTCGGGGAAAGGAATTTCGGCCGCTTTTCACATGGCCCAGATGAAAGGCATTTTTCATGGCTTGATGCAAGACGATTTGCAGCCCGTAGAGTTTATGGTAAAAGCCAATAATGCTTTAACCCATTGCCTGGAACGCACCTCGTTTATTACCGCTGCATTATACATTATCGATTATAAGTTAAAAGGCTTTTTCTTTGCACGCGCCGGTCATTGCCATACCCTGTACTATAACTCCATGACCGAGGAAACATTCTACTTTAATACCGAAGGTTTGGGCTTAGGCATTATCCGCGATAAGTCGTATGGCAAGCGCATTCATAACATGCACTATGATTATAATCCGGGCGATGTAATGATTATTTATACTGATGGCATTGTAGAAGCGCGTAGTGCCAACCAAGACGAATACGGCGAAGAACGCTTGCGGGACATGCTTAGCCGGCACTACCATCTGGAAGCAGATGACATTAAAGCGGCCATTATAAACGATTTAAACCAATTTAGCGGCGAACTGATCCACGACGACCAAACGCTAATCGTGATAAAATTCAGAAATGATCAACCAATTTTAGCCTTGTGA
- the guaB gene encoding IMP dehydrogenase — protein sequence MLTYQSKVLFEALTYDDVLLLPDYSEVLPKNCNTTTPLTRNIRLNIPFVSAAMDTVTEADLAIAMAQEGGIGIIHKNMTIKQQAEQVRKVKRSESGMIMDPVTLDDNSTLADAFRIMKEYKIGGIPVTNSEGKLTGIITNRDLRFQKDTTLKVSEVMTKENLITAEKGIDLAKAEDILQQYRIEKLPVIDGNGKLIGLITYKDILKKKNRPNACKDEFGRLRVGAAVGVTPDVLTRVAALAEAGVDVISVDTAHGHSKGVLDAVREIKQHFPNLDLIAGNVATAEGAKALADAGADAVKVGVGPGSICTTRIIAGIGVPQLSAVMEAVRGLEGTDVPVIADGGIKFSGDVVKAIAGGASTVMIGSLLAGTDEAPGEMVIYEGRKFKTYRGMGSIEAMEEGSKDRYFQDAEDDIKKLVPEGIVGRVPFKGLVAEVIYQMVGGLRAGMGYCGAPDIERLKEARMVKISAAGLRESHPHDVQITKEAPNYTR from the coding sequence ATGCTTACCTACCAATCCAAAGTACTTTTTGAAGCCCTCACCTACGACGATGTGCTTCTGCTCCCTGATTATTCAGAAGTTTTACCTAAAAATTGCAATACTACTACGCCATTAACCCGCAACATCCGGTTAAACATACCGTTTGTATCGGCCGCTATGGACACCGTAACCGAAGCCGATTTAGCAATTGCCATGGCTCAGGAAGGTGGTATCGGTATTATTCACAAGAATATGACGATAAAGCAACAAGCCGAGCAGGTGCGCAAAGTAAAGCGTTCGGAAAGCGGCATGATCATGGACCCCGTTACCCTGGACGATAACTCTACCCTGGCTGACGCGTTCCGGATTATGAAAGAATATAAAATTGGCGGTATTCCGGTAACGAACAGCGAAGGCAAACTAACCGGCATTATTACCAACCGCGATCTGCGCTTCCAGAAAGATACCACGCTAAAAGTATCGGAAGTAATGACCAAAGAAAATTTAATTACCGCCGAAAAAGGAATAGACTTAGCTAAAGCCGAAGATATACTGCAACAATACCGCATCGAAAAATTACCGGTAATTGATGGCAACGGCAAATTAATTGGTTTAATTACCTACAAAGATATCCTGAAAAAGAAAAACCGGCCCAACGCCTGCAAAGACGAATTTGGCCGCTTACGGGTAGGCGCCGCCGTAGGGGTAACCCCCGACGTACTTACCCGCGTAGCCGCTTTAGCCGAAGCCGGCGTGGATGTTATTAGCGTAGATACCGCCCATGGCCACTCTAAAGGCGTACTGGATGCCGTACGCGAAATTAAACAACACTTCCCGAACCTGGATTTAATTGCCGGTAACGTAGCCACCGCCGAAGGTGCCAAAGCCTTAGCCGATGCTGGTGCCGACGCCGTAAAAGTGGGCGTAGGCCCAGGCAGTATTTGCACCACCCGGATTATTGCGGGAATTGGAGTACCGCAACTTTCGGCCGTTATGGAAGCGGTGCGCGGTTTGGAAGGCACCGATGTACCCGTAATTGCCGATGGGGGTATTAAATTTTCCGGCGATGTAGTAAAAGCTATTGCGGGCGGAGCCAGTACCGTAATGATTGGTTCTTTACTGGCCGGCACCGACGAAGCTCCCGGCGAAATGGTGATTTACGAAGGCCGTAAATTTAAAACTTACCGCGGCATGGGCTCTATTGAAGCCATGGAAGAAGGGTCTAAAGACCGGTATTTCCAAGATGCCGAAGACGATATTAAAAAACTGGTACCAGAAGGTATTGTGGGCCGGGTACCTTTTAAAGGCCTGGTAGCCGAGGTTATTTACCAAATGGTGGGTGGTTTACGGGCCGGTATGGGTTACTGCGGTGCCCCGGATATCGAACGTTTAAAAGAAGCCCGGATGGTAAAAATATCAGCGGCCGGTTTACGCGAAAGCCACCCGCACGACGTACAAATTACGAAAGAAGCCCCTAACTATACCCGGTAA
- a CDS encoding glycoside hydrolase family 3 N-terminal domain-containing protein: protein MKVCKITLVFILFATFTAFAQKAKKSKIPAPVKPEIVVPPAFLQTNQRWVDSVFATLSPDERIAQMFMIAAYSNRSRAFEDSIANVISQYKVGGLIFFQGGPVRQAKLTNRYQSLAKVPLLIAMDAEYGIGMRLDSTTRFPYQMSSGGLEDEKLIYEMGKEVATQFKRLGMHVNFAPVIDVNNNADNPVINFRSFGENKKNVTRKGIAYMKGMQDHGIMACAKHFPGHGDTDVDSHLALPQIYYNRRRLDSLELYPFRELMKEGLGSVMVAHLNIPALDTTSNLPSTLSKPIVTGLLKEELNFKGLVFTDAMNMKGVTKFFPDGQADLRAVLAGNDVIEFSENIGLAIKLVKEAIVQKQISQSDIDARVRKILAAKYWAGLNHYQPVNLKNLYQDLNNGNAEYINRKLSELSVTVVRNVNNTLPIRSLDTLKIAALAIGVDTETAFQRMLARYAPVQKFYLPANASIDYLQNLKNKLQGYDLIIAGAHDLGVRPANNYGVSPETIVFIKELAKGKKTILSVFGNAYSLAKFQDLEKLNAVIMSYQESVNAQEVAAEVIFGGASASGKLPVTVTRTYKATYGLPTHGGLRFKYSSPEDVGLSSSIFSRIDSLVNVAIQAKAIPGAQVLVAKGGNVIYQKAFGYHTYDNKTPVTNTDLYDLASLTKISTSLAALMKLQDEGKFDFNKKVGDYLPEFKGSNKENLNFKDILTHQARLTPFIQFWKETMKKNGKFKWGTFKADSSARFPDKVAQNLYMHRNYHKKMYKKIRNSPLNEKPGYVYSDLSFILYPVIVERLTGMKFEEYLKENFYRPLGATSLTFNPEKHFPKSQIVPTEYDSLFRKQLLHGTVHDEGAAMLGGVSGHAGLFGNANDLAKLMQMYLQKGQSGNRRYISEATMNTYTSCQFCPTNRRALGFDRINSPYIENGNAARSASPESFGHSGFTGTFTWIDPKYELVYVFLSNRVNPTRNNSKLYDLNTRTQIQQVIYDAIEAAEKNKPKALGSK from the coding sequence TTGAAAGTTTGTAAAATCACCCTGGTTTTTATTCTGTTTGCTACGTTTACTGCCTTCGCGCAAAAAGCTAAAAAAAGTAAAATTCCTGCGCCGGTTAAACCCGAAATAGTGGTGCCCCCTGCCTTTTTGCAAACCAATCAGCGTTGGGTCGATTCGGTGTTTGCCACTCTAAGCCCAGACGAACGCATAGCCCAGATGTTCATGATTGCGGCTTACTCGAACCGGAGCCGGGCTTTCGAAGATTCTATCGCTAATGTTATTTCGCAGTATAAAGTAGGCGGATTAATCTTTTTTCAGGGTGGACCGGTGCGCCAGGCTAAACTCACTAATCGTTACCAGAGCTTAGCTAAAGTGCCTTTGCTTATTGCCATGGACGCGGAATACGGCATTGGCATGCGCCTGGATAGTACCACCCGGTTCCCGTACCAAATGAGCAGTGGGGGCCTGGAAGATGAAAAGCTCATCTACGAAATGGGGAAAGAAGTGGCTACTCAATTTAAACGCTTGGGAATGCACGTAAATTTTGCCCCTGTAATAGACGTAAATAACAACGCCGACAACCCGGTAATTAACTTCCGGTCGTTTGGCGAGAACAAGAAAAACGTAACTCGCAAAGGCATTGCCTACATGAAAGGCATGCAGGACCACGGAATTATGGCTTGCGCCAAGCATTTCCCAGGCCACGGCGATACCGACGTAGATTCGCACTTAGCTCTACCACAGATTTACTACAACCGCCGCCGCTTAGATTCCTTGGAATTGTACCCGTTCCGGGAGCTGATGAAAGAAGGTTTAGGCTCGGTAATGGTGGCTCACCTAAATATTCCGGCCCTGGATACTACCAGTAATCTGCCATCTACCTTATCGAAACCTATTGTAACCGGTTTATTAAAGGAAGAGTTAAATTTTAAAGGTTTGGTTTTTACCGACGCTATGAACATGAAGGGCGTAACGAAGTTTTTCCCGGACGGGCAAGCTGATTTACGAGCTGTATTGGCCGGCAACGATGTTATTGAGTTTTCCGAGAATATTGGGTTAGCCATTAAGTTGGTAAAAGAAGCTATTGTACAGAAGCAAATTTCGCAATCCGATATTGATGCCCGGGTCCGGAAAATTCTGGCGGCTAAATACTGGGCCGGTTTAAACCACTACCAACCCGTAAATTTAAAAAACCTGTACCAGGATTTAAATAACGGTAATGCCGAGTACATTAACCGCAAGTTATCGGAGCTATCGGTTACGGTGGTGCGCAATGTGAATAATACTTTGCCTATCCGGAGCCTGGATACTTTAAAAATTGCTGCCTTAGCCATTGGCGTTGATACTGAAACTGCTTTTCAGCGCATGTTGGCGCGTTATGCCCCGGTGCAAAAGTTTTATTTACCCGCCAATGCCAGCATCGATTATTTACAAAATTTAAAAAATAAGCTGCAAGGCTATGATTTAATCATTGCGGGCGCCCACGACTTAGGTGTGCGGCCAGCCAATAATTACGGGGTATCTCCGGAAACCATTGTATTTATAAAAGAATTGGCTAAGGGCAAAAAAACAATTTTAAGTGTGTTTGGCAATGCGTATTCCCTGGCTAAATTTCAGGATTTAGAAAAACTAAACGCGGTGATAATGAGCTACCAGGAGTCGGTGAATGCCCAGGAAGTAGCCGCCGAAGTAATTTTTGGAGGAGCCAGCGCCAGCGGCAAATTGCCCGTAACCGTTACCCGTACTTACAAAGCTACTTATGGTTTGCCCACGCACGGTGGGCTGCGCTTTAAATACTCGTCGCCGGAAGACGTAGGTTTAAGTTCCAGCATATTCAGCCGCATCGATTCGCTGGTAAATGTGGCCATTCAGGCCAAAGCTATTCCGGGCGCCCAGGTGCTGGTAGCTAAAGGCGGCAACGTTATTTACCAGAAAGCTTTTGGCTATCACACCTACGACAACAAAACCCCGGTAACCAACACCGACCTGTACGACCTGGCTTCGCTGACTAAAATATCTACTTCTTTGGCGGCTTTAATGAAACTGCAGGACGAAGGTAAATTTGATTTTAACAAAAAAGTAGGCGATTACTTGCCGGAGTTTAAAGGCTCGAACAAAGAAAATTTAAATTTTAAAGATATTCTCACGCACCAGGCCCGCTTAACGCCTTTTATTCAGTTCTGGAAAGAAACCATGAAAAAGAACGGCAAATTTAAGTGGGGTACTTTTAAAGCCGATTCATCGGCCCGTTTCCCGGATAAAGTTGCCCAAAATTTGTACATGCACCGCAATTACCATAAAAAAATGTACAAAAAAATCCGGAACTCTCCTTTAAACGAAAAGCCCGGTTACGTGTATTCTGATTTATCTTTTATTCTGTACCCCGTAATTGTGGAACGGCTGACCGGGATGAAGTTTGAAGAATATTTAAAAGAAAATTTTTACCGGCCGCTCGGAGCTACGTCTTTAACTTTTAATCCGGAAAAACATTTTCCTAAGAGCCAGATTGTACCTACCGAATACGATTCGCTGTTCCGAAAACAATTGCTGCACGGCACCGTGCACGACGAAGGCGCGGCTATGCTGGGCGGTGTATCGGGGCATGCGGGCTTATTTGGCAACGCCAACGATTTAGCTAAGTTAATGCAAATGTATCTGCAAAAAGGCCAGTCGGGTAACCGGCGGTATATTTCCGAAGCCACCATGAACACCTATACCAGTTGCCAGTTTTGCCCCACCAACCGCCGGGCTTTGGGCTTCGACCGGATTAACTCGCCGTACATTGAAAACGGCAATGCCGCCCGAAGCGCCAGCCCCGAAAGTTTTGGCCACAGTGGCTTTACCGGTACTTTCACCTGGATTGATCCGAAATATGAACTGGTGTACGTGTTCTTGTCGAACAGAGTAAATCCGACGCGGAATAACAGCAAGCTCTACGACTTAAACACCCGCACCCAAATACAACAGGTAATTTACGATGCCATAGAAGCCGCCGAAAAAAACAAACCAAAAGCTTTGGGTAGTAAATAA